The proteins below come from a single Xiphophorus hellerii strain 12219 chromosome 14, Xiphophorus_hellerii-4.1, whole genome shotgun sequence genomic window:
- the ltb4r2a gene encoding leukotriene B4 receptor 2a: MGSSHSAMQMPHSNNSCAVDESIVSTPASTVTGTLILSIVFLLGFPGNLFVIWTILARARKQSVTTLLILNLALADGSLMALTPFFIAYLAFMNWKMGTVMCKVLFYLCLANMYASIYLIMLMSIYRLVSIVWPQRISVITGKRTITRVLAVMWLFVMVASIPALIYRDARRNKENRTVCDSFHDKDPDAVLQYMLENVLGFLVPYGIILVSYICILRRIRQTRFRRRIRSEKLILAIVVTFCLFWLPYHIINMVQVASALFPECSPKRILLEKIWKKFRAVTSTVAFISSCANPVLYFFAGKSYIRREGLAFMARLFEATGMDYTRKSRLNSQNSRDKDKDAEVVLQDKDRDSSTNSNSNIKSTTEK, translated from the exons ATGGGGTCCTCTCACTCG GCAATGCAGATGCCCCACAGTAACAACAGCTGTGCCGTCGATGAGAGTATTGTAAGTACTCCAGCTTCCACAGTGACGGGCACTCTCATCCTCTCCATCGTGTTTCTGTTGGGATTCCCCGGAAACCTCTTCGTCATCTGGACCATCCTGGCGCGGGCCCGAAAGCAATCCGTCACGACCCTTCTCATCCTCAACCTAGCCCTTGCGGACGGCTCCCTGATGGCTCTGACCCCGTTCTTCATCGCCTACCTGGCTTTTATGAACTGGAAAATGGGGACTGTGATGTGCAAGGTTCTGTTCTACCTCTGCTTGGCCAACATGTACGCCTCCATCTACCTGATCATGCTGATGAGCATTTACAGGTTGGTGTCGATAGTGTGGCCCCAGCGCATCAGCGTGATCACCGGCAAGAGGACAATCACACGAGTGCTGGCGGTCATGTGGCTGTTCGTCATGGTTGCCTCAATTCCTGCGCTGATCTATCGAGATGCGAGGCGTAATAAAGAGAATAGAACGGTTTGTGATTCATTCCACGACAAAGACCCAGAT GCAGTTCTGCAGTACATGCTGGAGAATGTTTTGGGCTTCCTGGTACCCTACGGAATCATTTTGGTCAGTTACATTTGCATCCTCAGACGAATCCGGCAGACCAGATTCCGCCGCCGGATCCGCAGCGAAAAGCTCATTCTGGCCATCGTGGTGACCTTCTGCCTGTTTTGGTTACCCTACCACATCATCAACATGGTGCAA GTTGCATCGGCTTTGTTTCCAGAATGTTCACCAAAAAGAATATT GTTGGAGAAAATATGGAAGAAATTCCGTGCCGTTACCTCCACCGTCGCCTTCATCAGCAGCTGTGCCAACCCGGTGCTCTACTTCTTCGCAGGAAAGTCTTACATCAGACGGGAGGGCCTGGCGTTCATGGCTCGCTTGTTTGAGGCCACGGGCATGGACTACACCAGGAAGAGCCGATTGAACAGCCAGAACAGCCGGGACAAGGACAAAGACGCGGAAGTCGTGCTGCAAGACAAGGACAGAGACTCGTCCACAAACTCAAACTCTAACATCAAATCAACAACGGAAAAATAG